AGCCTCAGGCTGAGCGATTCCTGTTCATCAAGCGTCATGATAAAACACCTCCTCCATCATGGACCAATGTTCTCCCTCCTTACGGGTCTCCACTGGTGCTTGACAGGGCTTACAGACAGCCCACCACTTCTTGGTGATCGGAGCATCGGCCATCTTCTGCATGTCGGCTGCAAAGTCATCTCCGTGATACTCCCAATAACCAAAGAGTCGCTGCTCTCCCTCATGTAGCCAGATACTGTAGTTGCGGATGTTGCTCTCT
The nucleotide sequence above comes from SAR324 cluster bacterium. Encoded proteins:
- a CDS encoding L-rhamnose mutarotase; translated protein: ESNIRNYSIWLHEGEQRLFGYWEYHGDDFAADMQKMADAPITKKWWAVCKPCQAPVETRKEGEHWSMMEEVFYHDA